One genomic segment of Candidatus Poribacteria bacterium includes these proteins:
- a CDS encoding sigma factor — translation MIPDDVYIQKAVAGDDKAFDELIKRHRPKIYEVAYQMLGNPRDAESITYASFSEARKHIKAFQGRTAFGTWMYRIAKNQCLQYQQTKVRLGVYS, via the coding sequence ATGATTCCTGATGATGTTTACATTCAGAAAGCAGTAGCCGGAGATGACAAGGCATTTGATGAATTGATTAAACGCCACCGTCCAAAAATTTATGAGGTTGCATATCAGATGCTTGGCAATCCAAGGGATGCCGAAAGTATAACATACGCGTCGTTTTCAGAAGCACGCAAGCACATTAAGGCGTTTCAAGGTCGCACGGCGTTTGGAACGTGGATGTATCGGATTGCCAAAAACCAATGCTTGCAGTATCAACAGACCAAAGTACGACTGGGTGTCTATTCGTGA
- a CDS encoding trypsin-like peptidase domain-containing protein yields the protein MKRPTKFLLSFFVLGLALSCARTPDHQVGETILTRTSELDLKKFIELHPVYAVPRGTPEGPGLPFGVAEGLDTEKVKASTVRVAYGEGDSTMIGSGFFVANDKIVTNIHGLAAADLASLHVRTDNANFTIRGVTAFDTQNDLVILQVSGPGVPLVLGNSDAVSSGETVFGIGYPADRFNIMENTVLSERLNGVWLRVTPNSPGGNSGGPVLNTKGEVVGITVAGSGAIGYAVGSNVLKGLLNRSGTVEPLAKWQNRGSIRAYLYLYQASSKFYTDDYAGAIEAIDKFVTINPTFTGISMRYENRGYAKAHLGRSKFDKNAPEVAQQYYRSAIQDLDKVISITPKNTPAYFKRGYTRTFLGHAEFIKGYTEVAQQYYRAALEDFDKAIGIYPKFPAYAERGTVKVALGISATNQGHTTESKEHYYAAIADFDKAISFDRNDTYAYIVRGYTRICLGNYESTQGNMEDARSLYEAAITDCDSAIKFDVENPYYYHTRGVAKVALGAYNGAIDDFDKTVDLKPDFARAHYNRAIVKVLLGQKREAKADFKKAKELDSDIEK from the coding sequence ATGAAACGTCCTACCAAATTTTTACTCAGTTTCTTTGTTTTGGGGCTTGCCCTTTCATGTGCGCGGACACCCGATCATCAGGTTGGCGAAACGATATTAACACGCACATCAGAACTTGACTTGAAAAAATTTATTGAACTGCACCCAGTATACGCTGTGCCGCGCGGTACTCCAGAAGGTCCCGGCCTACCCTTTGGTGTGGCTGAAGGTTTAGATACGGAAAAGGTAAAAGCGTCTACGGTCCGTGTGGCTTACGGAGAAGGGGATTCAACGATGATCGGTAGCGGCTTTTTCGTGGCAAATGACAAGATTGTTACTAACATTCATGGTCTTGCAGCTGCTGATCTTGCGTCATTACACGTGAGGACCGATAACGCGAACTTTACAATTCGAGGTGTTACGGCGTTTGATACTCAAAATGATCTCGTCATTCTACAAGTATCTGGCCCTGGCGTACCGCTTGTCCTCGGCAATAGTGACGCAGTTAGCAGTGGTGAGACTGTTTTCGGTATAGGCTATCCTGCTGATAGGTTTAATATCATGGAGAACACTGTCCTTTCGGAGCGGCTTAACGGTGTGTGGCTTCGTGTAACACCGAACAGTCCGGGGGGTAACAGTGGCGGTCCTGTGCTGAATACCAAAGGCGAAGTCGTCGGTATTACTGTTGCTGGTAGCGGTGCTATCGGTTATGCCGTTGGGTCAAACGTACTCAAAGGACTACTCAACCGCTCAGGAACAGTTGAACCTTTGGCAAAATGGCAGAACAGAGGCTCAATACGCGCCTATCTCTATCTCTATCAGGCATCCAGCAAATTCTATACCGATGACTACGCTGGTGCGATAGAGGCAATTGATAAATTTGTTACGATAAATCCTACATTCACAGGAATAAGCATGAGATATGAGAATCGTGGATATGCCAAAGCCCATCTTGGTCGCTCTAAATTTGACAAAAATGCGCCGGAGGTAGCACAGCAATATTATCGTTCAGCGATTCAGGATCTTGATAAGGTCATCAGCATTACTCCCAAGAATACTCCCGCGTATTTCAAGCGCGGATATACGAGAACCTTCCTTGGTCACGCTGAATTTATCAAGGGGTACACAGAGGTAGCACAACAGTACTATCGGGCAGCACTTGAAGACTTTGATAAAGCCATCGGTATCTACCCAAAGTTTCCCGCATACGCGGAGCGTGGAACGGTGAAGGTCGCCTTGGGCATCTCTGCAACCAACCAAGGACATACCACGGAGTCGAAGGAGCACTATTATGCAGCAATTGCAGACTTCGATAAGGCAATCAGTTTTGATCGGAATGATACTTATGCCTATATCGTCCGCGGGTATACAAGAATTTGCTTGGGTAACTATGAGTCAACCCAAGGGAATATGGAAGATGCGCGAAGCCTATACGAAGCAGCAATAACTGATTGTGATTCGGCTATCAAATTTGACGTGGAGAATCCTTATTACTACCACACGCGCGGTGTTGCGAAAGTTGCCCTTGGTGCCTACAATGGGGCGATTGATGATTTCGATAAAACCGTTGATCTCAAGCCTGATTTTGCCAGAGCCCACTACAATCG
- a CDS encoding TRAP transporter fused permease subunit, producing the protein MTQTETKKITGIDTQRTELKKVYKWIFELGAAAMVLFYIYSAGFGSANEQYHLGFYLLLTFSLIGIFYRCRKNSPFSRPSILDLLLIAFSIFTIGYWIVEYPDLVNRAGNYNRLDIFVGAVAIVISFEVSRRTVGLALPIIAVIGILYALFGRSMPDVIAHKGFPIRRVIEYCFFSQAGVFGIMANVMATYVILFIFFGAFLEKSGVGQFFINLPMSLAGRSIGGAAKVSVMTSGFFGSVAGSAIANTVATGTFTIPLMKRTGFRPHVAGAVEASASVGGQFLPPVMGAGAFLMAERTGLPYSKIALLSIMPAILYFLSVWVMVHFEAKKEGLERISEEEIPKFLPLLKSGWYYLLPLLTLIGMLIAGYTAYKAAFFAILVTIGVSYFRPETRLTPKRIWEAMVSGAKNSLAIGGAVGTIGIIVAVIDLTGLGRIFPDLVLSVAADNKAIAILFLAAASLVLGMGIPVTAAYLITSELAVPVLTTPEMGLSVIAAHLIIFWLSQDSNITPPVALGAYAGAAIARADPWKTGWACFKFAKLLYVMPLLFAYTHILFTDGTAVEYILSVASAVVGTIIFSMVTMGYFVRKTHWYEWVLLALAAFLAYIYNIWTFVLAIVIVVVIYILQKRSEI; encoded by the coding sequence ATGACACAAACTGAAACGAAAAAAATCACTGGCATTGACACCCAGCGGACCGAACTCAAAAAAGTATACAAATGGATTTTTGAACTCGGCGCAGCAGCAATGGTGCTTTTCTATATCTACAGCGCAGGGTTTGGCAGTGCCAATGAACAATACCATCTCGGTTTCTATCTTCTGCTAACCTTCTCACTCATTGGTATCTTTTACCGCTGTCGTAAAAACTCTCCGTTCTCCCGTCCATCCATACTGGATCTGCTCCTGATCGCATTTAGCATCTTTACAATTGGCTACTGGATTGTAGAATATCCAGATCTGGTCAATCGGGCGGGCAACTACAACCGACTCGATATTTTCGTAGGTGCAGTCGCTATAGTAATTAGTTTTGAGGTGAGCCGTCGGACGGTAGGTTTGGCACTCCCAATCATCGCTGTAATCGGTATCCTATATGCTCTTTTCGGCAGGTCTATGCCGGACGTTATCGCCCACAAAGGCTTTCCAATCCGACGGGTTATCGAATACTGCTTCTTCAGTCAAGCCGGTGTCTTCGGTATCATGGCAAACGTGATGGCGACCTACGTGATCCTCTTTATTTTCTTTGGGGCATTTTTGGAGAAATCCGGGGTCGGGCAATTCTTTATCAATCTGCCCATGTCCTTAGCAGGACGTTCAATAGGCGGTGCGGCGAAAGTTTCCGTTATGACTTCCGGATTTTTCGGGTCTGTCGCGGGAAGCGCAATCGCAAACACAGTCGCCACTGGCACGTTCACCATACCATTGATGAAACGAACCGGCTTCCGTCCGCACGTCGCCGGAGCAGTTGAGGCTTCCGCCTCCGTAGGTGGACAATTCCTACCACCCGTGATGGGAGCAGGGGCATTCCTGATGGCGGAACGAACCGGCTTGCCATATAGCAAAATCGCACTTTTGTCCATCATGCCAGCGATTCTCTATTTCTTATCCGTCTGGGTGATGGTGCATTTTGAAGCGAAGAAGGAAGGACTTGAACGGATATCTGAGGAAGAAATCCCGAAATTCCTTCCACTTCTTAAAAGCGGTTGGTATTACTTATTGCCACTGCTTACCCTCATCGGGATGCTCATCGCTGGGTATACCGCTTACAAAGCGGCGTTCTTTGCGATTCTCGTCACGATTGGAGTGAGTTATTTCCGTCCGGAGACAAGGCTAACACCGAAACGTATCTGGGAAGCGATGGTCAGTGGCGCGAAGAATTCGCTCGCCATTGGTGGTGCAGTTGGCACGATCGGTATCATCGTCGCTGTCATAGACTTAACAGGCTTGGGACGGATATTTCCAGATTTAGTGCTATCTGTCGCAGCCGATAACAAGGCCATCGCGATACTATTTCTCGCCGCTGCCTCTTTAGTTTTAGGGATGGGAATTCCCGTGACCGCCGCTTATCTCATTACTTCCGAACTCGCAGTGCCGGTTCTGACAACTCCAGAGATGGGTTTATCGGTTATTGCAGCGCACTTGATCATTTTCTGGTTAAGCCAAGACTCAAACATCACGCCTCCGGTCGCGTTGGGGGCTTATGCAGGTGCCGCTATCGCTCGTGCCGATCCATGGAAGACGGGATGGGCGTGTTTCAAATTCGCCAAACTTCTCTACGTGATGCCGCTGCTATTTGCGTATACACACATCCTCTTCACAGATGGTACAGCGGTTGAATACATATTGTCTGTCGCAAGTGCTGTTGTTGGCACGATTATTTTTTCGATGGTCACGATGGGGTACTTCGTCCGAAAGACGCATTGGTATGAATGGGTACTGCTTGCGCTCGCGGCGTTCCTTGCATACATTTACAACATCTGGACATTTGTTCTTGCCATAGTCATAGTTGTTGTTATCTACATCCTTCAGAAACGTTCAGAGATATAG
- a CDS encoding CmcI family methyltransferase, with product MLDQVLEEVEEQCRAERVPMLGPDKAKLLANCVEEAKPSLIVECGTAIGYSGLWILRVLKTLGTGRLITVEIEDANAQRARANFESAGVADLVDSRIGDAAEVLKTIQEPVDFLFFDNNKDGYYSCFQAIESRLTNPATLVADNVGRAEQMADYLEHVRSHYDSETHWFESRRRPGRRDGMEVSIYRR from the coding sequence ATGTTAGATCAAGTTTTAGAAGAAGTTGAGGAGCAGTGTCGGGCAGAACGAGTGCCGATGCTGGGACCTGACAAAGCAAAATTACTCGCCAATTGTGTTGAAGAGGCAAAACCCTCCCTAATTGTAGAGTGCGGAACTGCCATCGGTTACTCTGGACTGTGGATATTACGCGTGCTGAAAACTTTAGGCACTGGACGTTTGATAACAGTGGAAATTGAGGATGCCAACGCACAGCGAGCACGCGCAAATTTTGAAAGCGCAGGTGTGGCAGACCTTGTAGATTCCCGTATCGGAGATGCCGCAGAAGTCCTCAAAACTATCCAAGAACCCGTCGATTTTCTGTTTTTTGACAATAACAAAGATGGCTACTATTCCTGTTTCCAAGCCATTGAATCGCGCCTAACGAACCCAGCAACACTTGTCGCTGACAACGTCGGTAGGGCAGAGCAGATGGCAGATTACTTAGAACATGTCCGCTCACACTACGACTCCGAAACACATTGGTTTGAGAGTCGGAGGCGACCCGGTAGACGCGACGGTATGGAGGTTAGCATCTATCGTCGCTGA
- a CDS encoding LamG domain-containing protein, translated as MRGIQLARAILVSVTLICISFMISDLSSAKLDPETVLGIWFFDEGKGGTAKDSSENGNDGEIVDAQWVDGKFEGALKFEGGAHVAVGDFSDYEDEVSIVALIKTPAAPAWSDIIVGPCSDVILTLQNHKLNFAGQCGQPIPHNTWSKTLLNDDKWHYIAGTYDGKKVNVYVDGALEASNAAAGPFVAGPKYIGSRDDKQEAFTGLIDEIAFFNAALSDNDVKAIADSGLSIALGFAAVFPQAKLTTAWARLKSGTGTR; from the coding sequence ATGAGAGGTATCCAATTAGCAAGAGCGATTTTGGTGTCCGTAACGCTGATTTGCATCAGTTTCATGATCTCAGATCTAAGTTCTGCCAAGCTTGATCCGGAAACAGTTTTGGGAATATGGTTCTTCGATGAAGGTAAAGGCGGTACGGCAAAAGATTCTTCCGAAAATGGCAATGATGGTGAAATTGTTGATGCCCAATGGGTCGATGGCAAATTTGAAGGAGCTTTAAAGTTTGAAGGTGGTGCTCATGTTGCTGTCGGTGATTTTTCTGATTATGAGGACGAAGTGTCAATCGTTGCTTTGATTAAAACGCCTGCAGCCCCTGCATGGTCTGACATTATCGTAGGTCCGTGCAGCGATGTTATCTTGACATTACAGAACCACAAATTAAATTTCGCTGGACAGTGTGGACAACCAATTCCGCATAATACGTGGTCTAAAACCTTATTGAACGATGATAAGTGGCATTACATCGCAGGTACTTACGATGGTAAAAAAGTGAATGTCTATGTCGATGGTGCATTAGAAGCATCTAATGCTGCCGCGGGTCCATTTGTAGCAGGACCGAAGTATATTGGCTCCAGAGACGATAAACAGGAGGCTTTCACAGGTCTCATTGATGAGATCGCATTTTTCAATGCCGCACTCTCAGATAATGATGTGAAAGCGATTGCTGACAGTGGATTATCTATCGCACTCGGTTTTGCGGCGGTTTTTCCTCAAGCAAAACTAACCACAGCTTGGGCGAGATTGAAAAGTGGAACGGGAACCCGCTAA
- a CDS encoding tetratricopeptide repeat protein gives MRKSYLIIILLFFSGFSAVAEESPLSLGRHLAAHGNYDAAITEYKRFLFFHPDDASVGEVYYNIGLAYRAQGLWSEAITALQTGMHLAADSEGKSEYQLELAVTLIAAQDYDLARLESIKVMMRSPSTRLYRRALFLQGVACIYQFKWEEAREALQTYTTDEGLQTLFDDALNMPRKSIEVARVLSKILPGLGQIYVGNWRDGLNALVLNGALGFLTVDAVLDGHYVDALLWGTFIFWRYYQGNTFRAEQVVEQFNLRASRRMADSLLQRLQEIVGTP, from the coding sequence TTGCGTAAGTCCTACCTAATTATCATTCTTTTGTTCTTCAGCGGCTTCTCTGCAGTTGCAGAAGAATCCCCTTTATCCCTCGGCAGACATCTCGCCGCACACGGAAACTACGATGCTGCCATCACCGAGTATAAACGTTTTCTCTTTTTCCACCCAGACGATGCAAGTGTTGGCGAGGTATATTACAACATTGGGCTTGCCTATAGAGCACAGGGATTGTGGTCGGAAGCAATCACTGCTCTCCAGACCGGAATGCATCTCGCAGCGGATAGCGAAGGAAAATCAGAATACCAACTGGAACTCGCCGTGACGTTGATCGCCGCGCAGGACTATGATCTTGCGCGGTTGGAATCGATTAAGGTCATGATGCGTTCCCCTTCCACACGGTTGTATCGGCGTGCGCTTTTCTTGCAGGGTGTTGCCTGTATCTATCAGTTCAAGTGGGAAGAGGCGCGCGAAGCACTACAAACGTATACCACGGATGAAGGACTTCAGACGCTTTTTGACGATGCTCTTAATATGCCACGGAAGTCTATCGAAGTTGCCAGAGTATTGTCGAAGATCCTTCCTGGGTTGGGGCAAATTTACGTAGGTAATTGGAGGGACGGTTTAAATGCGCTTGTGCTGAACGGTGCGCTCGGTTTTCTCACTGTTGATGCGGTATTAGATGGGCATTATGTAGACGCTCTGTTGTGGGGCACATTTATTTTCTGGCGTTACTACCAAGGAAACACCTTCCGCGCTGAGCAAGTGGTTGAGCAGTTCAACTTACGCGCATCTCGCCGAATGGCAGATAGTCTCTTACAGCGACTTCAAGAAATCGTTGGCACGCCTTGA
- a CDS encoding DUF3500 domain-containing protein, producing the protein MLHKILITFIVLTLSITMALTLNIFDAPTVEAEKTEGIAEISTKPSIVALATVMKNFRTSLSSTLLDAASFPLGHKESYSWTNTPPSMGGDRGGIRFGALSEDQLNLFYEVLNAFLSDDGYTKVSLITKDVETHLSTIRPGFWDSDFYHIALFGNPETDGSWGFQLDGHHLALNFLVHGDEVSIVPAFIGSEPATINGIEVLEDERDNAFALLNSLDTSQREKAIQTGRRGLQVGPGRSSDPFLNYDYSEFVGVGLKASEMSDTQKEHLQNLIKTYVYNLETEFADIWMADIDAGLDDTYFVWIGGTTTDDAIYYRVFNPAVWIEFNNEGGVGGSRRRGRGRANLDHIHTITRSPNGKDYGIFALNHGPKTLLEHYTSADHHKVVLELFDYHTAGPQDADNTETP; encoded by the coding sequence ATGTTACACAAAATTTTAATCACATTTATTGTACTCACCTTATCGATTACAATGGCACTCACACTCAACATTTTTGATGCGCCCACCGTTGAAGCAGAAAAAACAGAAGGAATCGCCGAAATCTCCACAAAACCGTCAATTGTCGCATTGGCGACGGTCATGAAGAACTTCCGCACGTCGCTGAGCAGTACCCTCCTTGACGCAGCCTCTTTTCCACTCGGACATAAAGAGTCCTATTCATGGACGAATACCCCGCCAAGCATGGGCGGCGATCGCGGCGGTATCCGTTTCGGTGCGTTATCCGAAGATCAATTAAACCTCTTCTATGAAGTCCTAAACGCTTTCTTGAGCGACGACGGCTATACCAAAGTTTCGCTCATTACGAAAGACGTTGAAACACATCTCAGCACAATCAGACCCGGGTTTTGGGATTCTGATTTCTACCATATCGCTTTATTTGGAAATCCAGAGACAGATGGTTCATGGGGTTTCCAGTTAGATGGACATCATTTGGCACTCAACTTTCTGGTACATGGCGATGAAGTCTCTATTGTGCCTGCCTTTATCGGATCCGAACCAGCAACCATCAACGGCATTGAAGTACTTGAAGATGAAAGGGACAATGCTTTCGCTTTACTCAACAGTCTCGACACAAGCCAAAGAGAGAAAGCGATTCAAACAGGTCGCCGTGGACTCCAAGTGGGTCCGGGCAGATCGTCAGATCCTTTCCTGAATTACGATTATTCCGAATTTGTCGGGGTCGGTTTGAAGGCATCAGAGATGAGCGATACACAAAAAGAGCACCTTCAGAATCTCATCAAGACTTACGTCTACAATCTTGAAACCGAGTTTGCTGACATCTGGATGGCGGATATCGATGCCGGACTCGACGATACCTACTTCGTCTGGATTGGTGGCACGACCACAGACGATGCAATCTACTATCGTGTTTTCAATCCGGCTGTATGGATCGAATTCAACAATGAAGGTGGAGTTGGGGGAAGTCGGAGGCGAGGTCGTGGTCGAGCCAACCTGGACCACATCCATACCATTACCCGATCACCGAATGGAAAAGACTACGGTATTTTTGCCCTGAACCACGGTCCCAAAACGCTCTTGGAACACTACACTTCCGCCGATCATCACAAAGTAGTGCTCGAATTGTTTGATTATCACACCGCTGGTCCGCAAGACGCGGATAATACGGAGACACCATAA
- a CDS encoding DUF5916 domain-containing protein yields MERELPRMSAHRTSEEIKVDGVLDEPVWQSVEPIRQLYQIQPDQGDPATEQSEIRILYDDKKLYFGFVFYDEMDKIVANDMRRDSSGLRSNDYGFLLLDTYNDRRNAVFFRFTPVGGMEDTAVSNSGGSLNTSWDIVWECRCKINEDNWTVEIAIPFSQLRFEQSDVMNWGLNFGREIARKREIAAWNEAPKTYGGLAKYRTAYFGTLEGLEGISPSRHLELLPYVLPGASYESSMEETDGVFDAGLDLKYGVTPNLTADLTFNTDFAQVEADQEQVNLTRFDLFFPEQRPFFLEGASIFDVGIPRPSFRRPPPLLLFYSRQIGLAEGRAIPILGGGKMTGKIGPYGIGILNVLTNTFEEEEIGIPEEDMFSEPRTNYSVVRVNRDILAGSTVGGIFINKQDADAYNRTAGLDFSFRPTREINIEGLWSRTFEADVSGNRNAFFIGGDWRTNLFRLDTSYTDIGEDFNPEVGYIQRRDVRRFRGGGSYTPWPDKFGIREIQIGPEIDLVLTQANELETQEITFDTQFEFETGDDIGFEVKNTTENLDVGFNLQGEEIPEGDYNFTSFQVSGRTSSSRMIGARIQVEFGEFYSGTRRGFSIDATARPNAKLSIEPFIEFNRITLPGEEFDANAFGGRVSYSFSTILFTKLFTQWSTDTDVLSANFLVNYIYRPGSDFYLVFDQSYDTRDGGIKRLGWTIVGKMTYWWNP; encoded by the coding sequence ATGGAAAGAGAGCTGCCACGCATGTCAGCCCACCGGACCTCTGAGGAAATCAAAGTAGATGGGGTGCTTGACGAACCCGTTTGGCAAAGTGTAGAACCGATCCGTCAGCTATACCAGATCCAACCTGACCAAGGCGATCCGGCAACAGAACAGTCCGAAATACGCATTCTTTACGATGACAAAAAATTGTACTTCGGATTCGTTTTTTATGATGAGATGGACAAGATTGTCGCGAACGACATGCGGCGAGACTCCTCAGGTTTGCGTTCCAACGATTACGGTTTTTTGCTGCTGGACACTTACAACGACCGACGGAACGCCGTTTTCTTTCGATTCACCCCAGTGGGTGGGATGGAAGACACAGCGGTCTCCAACAGCGGCGGGAGTCTCAATACAAGTTGGGATATTGTTTGGGAATGCCGTTGTAAAATAAATGAAGACAATTGGACAGTGGAAATCGCAATTCCATTCAGTCAACTCCGTTTTGAACAAAGCGACGTGATGAATTGGGGATTAAATTTCGGGCGGGAAATCGCACGGAAGCGAGAAATTGCAGCATGGAATGAAGCACCCAAGACCTACGGTGGACTGGCAAAGTACCGCACTGCTTACTTCGGCACGCTTGAAGGATTAGAGGGAATCTCGCCCTCAAGACATCTGGAGTTGCTACCTTATGTTTTACCCGGCGCGAGTTATGAATCCTCAATGGAGGAAACTGACGGGGTATTTGATGCCGGTTTGGACCTTAAATACGGTGTAACCCCGAATCTAACCGCTGACTTAACTTTTAACACCGATTTTGCCCAAGTAGAAGCAGATCAGGAGCAGGTGAACCTCACACGTTTCGACCTCTTTTTCCCAGAGCAGCGCCCGTTCTTCTTAGAGGGTGCCAGTATCTTTGATGTCGGGATCCCACGTCCAAGTTTCCGTAGACCACCACCCCTGTTGCTCTTTTATAGCCGTCAGATCGGACTTGCGGAAGGGCGCGCAATTCCGATTCTCGGCGGCGGTAAAATGACAGGAAAAATCGGACCCTACGGTATAGGGATCCTGAACGTGTTAACAAACACATTTGAAGAGGAAGAAATAGGCATTCCTGAAGAGGACATGTTTAGTGAGCCTCGCACGAATTACTCAGTGGTGCGGGTGAACCGAGACATCTTAGCAGGGTCAACTGTTGGTGGGATCTTTATCAATAAGCAAGACGCTGATGCATATAACCGTACGGCAGGACTTGATTTTTCTTTCCGTCCGACACGCGAGATTAATATTGAGGGATTATGGTCTCGCACCTTTGAAGCCGATGTCTCTGGAAACCGCAACGCTTTCTTTATTGGTGGTGATTGGCGTACGAATCTGTTTCGACTCGATACCTCATACACAGACATCGGCGAGGATTTCAATCCGGAAGTCGGTTATATTCAACGGAGAGATGTCCGTCGTTTTCGCGGTGGTGGAAGTTATACACCCTGGCCCGACAAATTTGGTATCCGCGAAATTCAGATCGGACCGGAAATTGATCTTGTGCTGACACAAGCAAACGAATTAGAAACTCAGGAGATAACCTTCGATACCCAATTTGAATTTGAAACTGGAGACGACATCGGGTTTGAAGTCAAGAATACAACCGAAAATTTGGATGTCGGGTTTAATCTTCAAGGGGAGGAAATTCCAGAAGGTGATTACAATTTTACTTCGTTTCAGGTATCCGGTAGGACCAGCAGCAGTCGGATGATTGGTGCACGAATACAAGTGGAATTCGGAGAGTTTTATAGCGGTACGAGACGAGGGTTTTCAATAGACGCAACCGCTAGACCCAATGCCAAACTTAGTATAGAACCTTTCATCGAATTTAACCGCATCACGCTACCCGGTGAAGAATTCGATGCCAACGCTTTCGGCGGACGTGTCAGTTATTCCTTCTCAACAATACTTTTCACGAAGTTGTTCACACAATGGAGTACGGATACGGATGTGCTTTCCGCCAACTTTTTGGTGAACTACATCTACCGCCCCGGTAGCGACTTCTATCTTGTCTTCGACCAGAGTTACGATACCCGTGATGGTGGCATCAAACGCCTCGGTTGGACGATTGTTGGAAAAATGACGTACTGGTGGAATCCTTAG
- a CDS encoding chorismate pyruvate-lyase family protein, with amino-acid sequence MKTDATKQPKTLVNTRMKALFTAQEDSPPTLKKINLARLTPFQRGLLVTDGTVTRFIEAYTLAPIEVVLLQQARQTLHTEHTWLELRAGEEIISRQVVLQTDSRDEPSPIIHAYADSLIVPQRLPQSILDGLESDKQGLGGLLRRSGLETWRELLWCGIEILTNLPPAAKHLEGETFISRAYRVFSDEAPLMLINEKFPL; translated from the coding sequence ATGAAAACAGACGCAACTAAACAACCGAAAACCCTCGTTAACACACGAATGAAAGCACTCTTTACCGCACAAGAAGATAGCCCACCAACATTAAAAAAAATCAACCTTGCCCGCCTCACACCCTTCCAACGCGGACTGCTCGTTACGGATGGAACAGTTACACGGTTCATTGAAGCATATACACTTGCACCGATAGAGGTCGTCCTGCTACAACAAGCAAGACAGACGTTACACACCGAACATACTTGGCTCGAGCTGCGCGCCGGAGAAGAAATCATTTCACGGCAAGTTGTCCTTCAAACAGACTCGCGGGACGAACCATCTCCGATAATTCATGCCTATGCAGACTCACTCATTGTGCCACAACGCCTACCACAATCAATTTTGGACGGGTTAGAATCTGACAAACAAGGATTAGGTGGACTTTTACGGCGCAGTGGTTTAGAGACTTGGCGTGAGCTGCTCTGGTGTGGGATAGAAATCTTGACCAATCTACCGCCTGCTGCCAAACATCTTGAGGGCGAGACTTTTATCAGTCGCGCGTATCGGGTATTCTCGGACGAAGCCCCACTCATGCTGATTAATGAGAAATTTCCACTTTGA